A region from the Chloroflexota bacterium genome encodes:
- a CDS encoding alpha-galactosidase, which produces MKSPSFRIFRTFGVLVVLVSALLQFSAANAQTPTPEPPLGKLIAQSGDAYIAYDATTRTWEIGTAGIRRRMDYDPAAGYRLRSLKHRATNREWLAPGGGASAELRVVIEGKIITSSSREFALKSYSTQNHPDGSVELQVAIANAALVARMHYLAFPGTSVIEQWIEIENISGQALRNLDVLDSISSGLRPSAEVLTLYWVQGVSPGVADRQSVQPVPALRAQSARLDEGSEKVIRSGARSSEEAMGWFVLAAPNLREGLFGGIKWSGLWQLRARREAGLTTLRAGVDQLHYDLAHGEVFQSPRRFQGFYRGGIDDAAFATHTFARGYLLRPLPAGFPYTQYNTWFAYYTDFDEEKLKRQVDIAAALGLEVFVLDAGWYDGAIPGADFSFGLGTWREHREKFPSGLRAFSDYVHSQGMRFGLWVEPERIEVPYVGPGQSVPVAWVSPVTNWDGDLPEGAARTTQICLGNPDARAWMKNWLARLIQDYQVDWLKWDNNIPLSCDPPGVPGYGNYAHILGLYEVLDYLRAEFPHVIIENCASGGNRMDYAMMRRTDIAWLSDETDPSYRVRYHTIGASFPFPPDHLNSFIVESWFEPLSRADSDPALLRAWLRSRMLGAFGISAQMDEWGSEFRATVALEIQRYKSVRDIIVHGRLYHLLPQSDLSLPMLEPPAEPDAIEFFDATSQRGFVLLFRGSVPLTQRRVVLRGLNPNTLYEVNSADGTIALRQTGRQLMSQNITMRYPPEHPSAMLFITPANNAP; this is translated from the coding sequence ATGAAATCACCTTCATTTCGAATCTTTCGCACCTTCGGTGTGCTCGTTGTGCTCGTCAGCGCACTGCTTCAATTTAGCGCCGCCAACGCGCAAACGCCGACGCCGGAACCACCGCTCGGTAAACTCATCGCGCAGTCCGGCGACGCGTACATTGCGTACGACGCAACGACGCGTACCTGGGAGATCGGCACGGCGGGTATTCGCCGGCGGATGGACTATGACCCAGCCGCGGGCTATCGTCTGCGGAGTCTCAAACACCGCGCCACCAATCGCGAATGGCTCGCGCCCGGCGGCGGCGCGAGCGCCGAACTGCGCGTCGTCATCGAAGGAAAAATCATCACTAGTTCATCGCGCGAATTCGCGTTGAAGAGTTATTCGACGCAGAATCATCCCGACGGCTCGGTCGAACTTCAAGTGGCAATCGCGAACGCGGCGCTCGTCGCGCGCATGCACTATCTTGCGTTTCCAGGCACGAGCGTCATCGAGCAGTGGATCGAAATCGAAAATATCAGCGGGCAAGCGCTCCGCAATCTCGACGTACTCGATTCGATTTCGTCCGGCTTGCGTCCGTCCGCAGAGGTGTTGACACTTTACTGGGTGCAAGGCGTCAGCCCGGGCGTCGCGGACCGGCAAAGCGTGCAACCGGTGCCGGCGCTCCGCGCGCAATCCGCGCGGCTTGACGAAGGCAGTGAAAAGGTCATTCGTTCCGGCGCGCGTTCGTCGGAAGAAGCGATGGGGTGGTTCGTGCTCGCCGCGCCGAATTTGCGCGAGGGCTTGTTCGGCGGCATCAAGTGGTCGGGCTTGTGGCAGTTGCGCGCGCGGCGTGAAGCCGGCTTGACGACGTTGCGCGCCGGCGTGGATCAACTCCATTACGATCTTGCCCATGGCGAAGTGTTTCAGTCGCCGCGACGCTTTCAAGGATTTTATCGCGGCGGTATTGACGACGCAGCGTTTGCCACACATACCTTTGCGCGCGGGTATCTCTTGCGTCCGTTGCCCGCGGGTTTTCCGTACACGCAATACAACACTTGGTTTGCGTACTATACCGATTTCGACGAAGAGAAACTCAAACGCCAAGTAGATATCGCCGCGGCGCTCGGTTTGGAAGTGTTCGTGCTCGATGCCGGCTGGTACGATGGCGCGATCCCAGGCGCGGATTTTTCATTCGGCTTGGGCACCTGGCGCGAGCATCGTGAAAAATTTCCGAGCGGTCTACGAGCGTTTTCCGATTACGTTCACAGCCAAGGGATGCGATTCGGACTCTGGGTTGAGCCGGAGCGGATTGAAGTGCCGTATGTTGGACCGGGACAATCAGTGCCCGTCGCGTGGGTTTCGCCGGTAACGAATTGGGACGGCGACTTGCCCGAAGGCGCGGCGCGCACCACCCAGATTTGCTTGGGCAATCCCGATGCGCGCGCGTGGATGAAAAACTGGCTCGCGCGTTTGATTCAAGACTACCAGGTTGACTGGCTCAAGTGGGACAATAACATTCCGTTGTCGTGCGATCCGCCCGGCGTCCCAGGATACGGCAATTACGCGCATATCCTCGGCTTGTACGAGGTGCTCGACTATTTGCGCGCAGAATTTCCACACGTGATCATCGAGAACTGCGCGAGCGGCGGCAACCGAATGGATTACGCCATGATGCGCCGTACGGATATTGCTTGGTTGAGCGATGAGACCGATCCCAGTTATCGCGTGCGCTATCACACCATCGGCGCAAGTTTTCCGTTCCCGCCGGACCATCTCAACTCGTTCATCGTCGAGTCGTGGTTCGAACCGTTGAGCCGCGCGGATAGCGACCCGGCGTTATTGCGCGCGTGGCTACGCAGTCGGATGCTTGGCGCGTTCGGCATTTCCGCGCAGATGGACGAATGGGGTAGCGAGTTTCGCGCGACGGTTGCGCTCGAGATTCAACGGTACAAAAGTGTGCGCGATATTATCGTGCATGGACGCTTGTACCATTTGCTTCCGCAATCCGATTTGAGTTTGCCCATGCTCGAACCGCCAGCCGAACCGGACGCGATTGAATTTTTCGATGCGACGAGCCAGCGCGGATTCGTGTTGCTCTTTCGCGGCAGTGTTCCCTTGACTCAACGACGCGTCGTGTTGCGCGGCTTGAATCCGAACACCCTGTACGAAGTCAACTCGGCGGACGGCACGATTGCATTGCGTCAAACCGGTCGCCAGTTGATGAGTCAGAATATTACGATGCGCTATCCGCCGGAACATCCTTCGGCAATGTTGTTTATCACGCCCGCAAATAATGCGCCGTAG
- a CDS encoding 6-phosphofructokinase — MTKRIGILTGGGDAPGQNVCLKSIVYHALDRGYDVVGIRKGWEGLLNFDPDNLSTHGEQAMPLTKMRVRDIDRMPGSFLHASRLDPSVVPPQLVPAFLKSQVGDEVAVDLTAHIKRAINTLQLDAVIALGDRTALQYAARLSQEGVPIVGVPKTVHNNVNGSDYSIGFSTALARGVRFVQEIRAMAGSREEIAVIEILGRSSGLPTMLIGFLAGADRTLIPEVPFDPGKLAELLQDDQRANPANYAILTMSEASSIAPELVAKYVPTLSRLAEVRAQAEAVATKGEGLARDEIVFELVQDLSARVGGSGAIVVEMLEAITGKRVLFQPLSYLIRTGEPDGQDLLGAANFAAMAVNLVAENKFGRVTVYRRRENYVDAPIDVVTRDDNSTYLADHYDANAYQAKTSIIWAARV; from the coding sequence ATGACAAAACGAATCGGAATTTTGACTGGCGGCGGCGATGCGCCAGGGCAAAACGTCTGTCTCAAATCCATCGTCTATCATGCGCTCGATCGCGGGTACGATGTCGTCGGCATTCGCAAGGGCTGGGAAGGGTTACTGAACTTTGACCCGGACAATCTTTCCACGCACGGCGAGCAGGCGATGCCGCTGACCAAAATGCGCGTACGCGACATTGATCGAATGCCAGGTTCGTTCCTCCACGCGAGCCGGCTCGATCCGAGCGTCGTGCCGCCACAGCTCGTGCCGGCATTTCTCAAATCCCAGGTTGGCGATGAAGTGGCGGTAGATTTGACCGCGCACATCAAACGCGCGATCAACACATTGCAACTCGACGCCGTGATTGCGTTGGGTGACCGCACTGCCCTGCAGTACGCCGCGCGGTTGAGCCAGGAAGGCGTGCCAATTGTCGGCGTCCCCAAGACGGTTCACAACAACGTGAACGGCAGCGATTACTCGATCGGGTTTTCAACCGCCCTGGCGCGCGGCGTGCGTTTCGTGCAAGAGATTCGCGCGATGGCTGGGTCGCGCGAAGAAATCGCGGTCATCGAAATCCTGGGTCGCTCATCTGGCTTGCCGACGATGCTCATCGGCTTTCTCGCCGGCGCAGACCGCACACTCATCCCCGAAGTTCCCTTCGATCCCGGCAAACTCGCCGAGTTACTCCAGGACGACCAACGCGCGAATCCGGCGAACTATGCGATTCTCACGATGAGCGAAGCATCCTCCATCGCGCCGGAACTCGTTGCCAAGTACGTGCCCACCTTATCGCGTCTCGCCGAGGTGCGCGCCCAAGCCGAAGCCGTCGCGACCAAGGGTGAGGGGTTGGCGCGCGATGAAATCGTTTTTGAACTCGTGCAAGATTTGAGCGCGCGCGTGGGCGGGAGCGGCGCGATCGTCGTCGAGATGCTCGAGGCGATTACCGGCAAGCGCGTCTTGTTCCAACCGCTCTCGTATCTCATTCGCACCGGCGAGCCGGACGGACAAGATTTGCTCGGCGCGGCAAACTTTGCGGCGATGGCGGTGAACCTGGTCGCGGAGAATAAATTCGGACGCGTGACGGTGTACCGCCGCCGCGAAAATTACGTGGATGCGCCGATTGATGTCGTCACCCGCGATGACAACAGCACATATCTCGCCGATCATTACGATGCCAATGCCTATCAAGCGAAAACAAGCATCATTTGGGCGGCGCGGGTGTAA
- a CDS encoding ABC transporter ATP-binding protein: protein MVEQNGKTKIVEIKDVVKKFPVGNTEVTILKGVSFAVKTGEFVSIVGPSGNGKSTLLNMITGIDRPTSGEIIVTGKPVHQMSEDKLAAWRGENVGIIFQFFQMLPALSILQNVILPMDLANKYTAKERRERALHLLDIVGMSEHANKLPSAVSGGQQQRAAIARALANDPPLIVGDEPTGNLDSRTSQDVFELFSSIVAQGKTMLMVTHDKELARRVPRVVEILDGKITRDEYVGRPTWAGY from the coding sequence ATGGTTGAACAAAACGGGAAGACGAAAATCGTCGAAATCAAAGACGTCGTCAAGAAATTTCCGGTGGGCAACACCGAAGTGACGATTCTCAAAGGCGTGTCGTTTGCGGTGAAGACAGGTGAATTCGTTTCGATTGTCGGTCCATCGGGCAATGGAAAATCTACGCTGTTGAATATGATCACCGGGATAGACCGCCCGACGAGCGGCGAGATCATCGTGACCGGCAAGCCGGTGCATCAAATGAGCGAGGATAAACTCGCGGCGTGGCGCGGCGAGAACGTCGGCATCATCTTCCAATTTTTTCAGATGTTGCCCGCGTTGAGCATTTTGCAAAATGTCATTCTGCCGATGGACCTCGCTAACAAATATACCGCCAAAGAGCGCCGCGAACGCGCGCTGCACTTGCTCGACATCGTCGGTATGAGCGAACACGCGAACAAATTGCCGAGCGCGGTTTCCGGCGGACAGCAACAGCGCGCCGCGATTGCGCGCGCGCTCGCGAACGATCCGCCGCTCATCGTCGGCGACGAGCCGACCGGCAATCTCGACTCGCGCACGTCGCAAGATGTGTTCGAATTGTTTTCGAGCATCGTCGCACAAGGCAAGACGATGTTGATGGTCACGCACGACAAAGAACTCGCGCGGCGCGTGCCACGCGTCGTCGAAATCCTCGACGGCAAAATCACGCGCGACGAGTATGTCGGCAGACCAACCTGGGCAGGATACTGA